Genomic window (Arachis hypogaea cultivar Tifrunner chromosome 13, arahy.Tifrunner.gnm2.J5K5, whole genome shotgun sequence):
GAATTCTTTCGAGTTTTGAGTACTTATACTCTCCACTGGCTCTCTTTGGTAAGAAGAAGGCAGCACCACCTCCTCCTTCAAAGAAAGCTGCTGCTGCTGTCACTCCTGCCAATGATGAACTCGCCAAGTGGTATGGTAAGTGGTTGCTCCTATCTTCACATcctttctttttttgttctttaCCATATCCCAGTAAGCACCCACTTCTCCATGCTTCTAAATTCCAATTACTTGAACTAAATGCGTCattgtttgattacttagatttaatttcatgttttgtgtcctTCTAAATCTGAATCTGATCTTGAATGGGAAACGAAAATAAAGGGCTTGTATGCAGGGACAAGTAGAAGAATCCGTCTGCATTGGCCTTTGAGAATCTGGTAAATTCAAAGATAAAATTATACCAGTTTCTACCAAGGTAAGTGCCAACTTCCAATGTAAGTTTCATTGCAGATTTTGAAATGTTATAGTATTATTGTACTAAACTATTAATGGTTTTTTCTGTAGATTGTGGATCCAAAAACCGGAGAGGAGAAGCAAATTATAGTTTCGGCTGATGATGGTATCCGGCCTAACTCAACTTTGATGGATCTAGCAAAGCTAAAGCCTGCATTCCAGAAAGATGGTTCAACAACAGCAGGTGCTGAAGAAATCTGTTAATGTTAAGTTTGTTATAGTTTAaatttcttttcatatttttgttctcagttcttatttttaatttcaggCAATGCTAGCCAAGTTAGTGATTGTGCCGCTCCCTCTCCGCCTCGTCTCCTCGTCGCCGTTACCAGCATCCTTATCGTCAGCGTCAGCACCAATGGCTTTCCGCGTCTCTTGCTCGGTGTCGGAGCTCGGAGGCGGCAACTGTTTTCTGCGTCTCTTGCTCGGTGTCGATGTCGGTCTTGCCCTTGTTGAAGGAATAGTTGCTTCGTTGCGTTGTTTCaggttcttctcctctttctttcatGTTTCGATTCGCGCCGGCAGTGCATTTGcaaattttaggggtttttttAGTGTTGTGCACAATTTGGGGGAGGTTTTGGTGGGGAACGGGAATTGAAAAATAACCATAAAATAAAGGACGGTTTGTTTATGAGTTCAAGCCTCTGGAAATTTTGAATTCCATCTGCTTATAAATGCATTCATGAGCCAATTTTTTGGGGGTTCTTTAATATGATAACCTTGTTTATAGAATATTTTGTTGTCGTTTTGTGTGTTTGCACCTATGGTTACATGTTTGTACCCGTGATTCTTTTTTTAAGTTCTGTattcctcttttcttttctatttgttTTCTTCACTAAATCAGCTTCCTTTTGGTACTACTCTGTTGTATTCCTCTGCCCTTGTTTGATGTTTTTTCGATTGAAAATTCGAAATTTTGCTAGCAGGCCAGGGAAGTATGTGACTGAAACCTGAACTAGATGTAGGAATGATGTAATTTTCGTTGGCTGTAGAAGGGATTTTTGTCTTCTTTTGTCttctttatgttttgttttttcCTAGACGTATTCTTATATATGTCAGACCTTGCATCGAGTTACTCTGTTACTATACTACTATTATTGAAATTGGCTTACTTTGAATTGACTACTGTGGTTGTAATAATTACGTCTAGTTCAAGACTTGCATTTTGAACACAGTATAAGTAAACCAGAACATCAATTTGATGCTTGAAGCACACAGGGACTTAAGGTATTCCTTATTTATCAGGTTACAGCACAGGATATTTCAACAATGATCCGCAGTGGACAAAGGAGCATTATCTTCCTCATTAACAACGGAGGTTATACAATTGAAGTTGAGATTCATGATGGCCCGTACAACGTGATCAAGAACTGGGATTACACTCGCTTTGTGGAAGCCATCCATAATGGAGAAGGCAAATGCTGGACTGCCAAGGTTAGCTTAAACTCAAACAATCCTGTGTTATTGTGATCTTACAGTCATTACGAGCATTATCATTAACTGGAGTTACTATTTAAAATGCTTGGAGTGTAGGTATGGACAGAGGAAGATCTAACAGAAGCAATTGCAATAACAACAGGAGCACAGAAAGATTCACTATGTTTTATAGAAGTATTTGCGCACAAGGATGACACCAGCAAAGAGTTGTTAGAATGGGGATCCCGTGTTGCTGCTGCTAACAGCCGCCCCCCAAATCCTCAGTAGATTACTTGCTCCATTCTAATTTGTACATTTTCTTGTGTTATATTTCAGCCTTGGGGGATGCTTAGATTGCTAAGGTGTTGCCCCCTGCTTTACCAATGTActaagctctgttgcatgtaaaCATAAAAATTCTGAGATCCTGCTTCAACCAATTTTCACTTCAATAAAGATACTGGCATACAGCCATTGTAAATTTGTGATGTGAGCGTAAAAATCCATACACGAGATATGGGCCCAAAGCAGAGATAACCCACTTATTCAGGACTCCTGAAAGTAAAGTTGCTGTAGAAGGGAGAGTTCAGTTTGATCTGCTCCAAGTAATGTTGATTTTGCTTTTCATTAACTACCCTATGTTTGGATAATCCAACTTTATTGCTGAGTAAGTTTTTTTGGCTTTGTTTTATTTGAAGGTTATGCAAAGAGACTACAAATTAAGTTCTTATTCTTTGAATTCTGTTTCAAAAAGTTTAAGCTTTAAGTGTGTAATTGACCGTAATGTTTAAGACTACAAATTAAGTTCTTATTCTTTGTATTGATTGTATCGAGTTAAGTGTGTAATTGATCGCAATGTAACTTGGCTATAGCATTGTTTGATTTGTATAGTTAACCTCGGctaatattttgatt
Coding sequences:
- the LOC140178173 gene encoding pyruvate decarboxylase 2-like, whose amino-acid sequence is MIRSGQRSIIFLINNGGYTIEVEIHDGPYNVIKNWDYTRFVEAIHNGEGKCWTAKVWTEEDLTEAIAITTGAQKDSLCFIEVFAHKDDTSKELLEWGSRVAAANSRPPNPQ